GCAGTGATCTAACGGAACTCTACATTACAACTGCAAGGATAGGGATGCACGAGAAAGAGTTACGTGATTATCCGTTTGCAGGCGGTTTGTTTATGGCTAAGCCCGGGGTGACTGGCTTGTTGCCGGGAAACTTTCAGGCTAAGGAGTAGGAAGAGGAAGAGGAGGCAAAGCGATGCGACTCAAAGATAAGATCATCATAATAACCGGAGCTGGCTCGGGAATTGGAAAAAGCACGGCTGCTTTATTCGCTTCAGAAGGAGCGACAGTAATCATTACCGATGTCCAAGAGGATTCAGGAAAAGCCGCTGTCACTGAAATAGAGGCGACGGGTGGAAATGCGATGTTCATACCCTGTGATGTAACCGATGCTAGCAGTACTACCGTGATGGCTGATCAAGTCTTTAATACTTTTGGACGTATCGATGTGCTCTTTAATAATGCAGGAATCAGTGGCTTGGGTGCGTTACATGAGGTTTCCGAGGAAGTATGGGAGAGGGTCATGCGGGTTAATGTGACGGGTGTGTTCTTAACCTGCAAGGCTGTCCTCCCTTATATGATGAAGACCAAGAAGGGTTCTATTATTAATATGTCCTCTGGCATCGCCGAAATCGGAGTCGCAGAGCGAGCTTCCTACAGTGCTTCTAAGGGAGCTGTTCTATCATTAACTAAAGCAATGCAGGTTGATTATGCACCTTACGGCATTCGTGTAAATGCGCTGTTACCAGGTACGATTATGACTCCGTTTGTAGAAGGTTATTTGAAGACTTCTCTGGATCCAGAGGCTTCGGTTGCGGCCAT
This genomic stretch from Paenibacillus sp. FSL H7-0737 harbors:
- a CDS encoding SDR family NAD(P)-dependent oxidoreductase, giving the protein MRLKDKIIIITGAGSGIGKSTAALFASEGATVIITDVQEDSGKAAVTEIEATGGNAMFIPCDVTDASSTTVMADQVFNTFGRIDVLFNNAGISGLGALHEVSEEVWERVMRVNVTGVFLTCKAVLPYMMKTKKGSIINMSSGIAEIGVAERASYSASKGAVLSLTKAMQVDYAPYGIRVNALLPGTIMTPFVEGYLKTSLDPEASVAAIKRRQLSGELGKPEDVARAALFLASDESGFVMGSPLYVDGGLVFGKNA